In one Deltaproteobacteria bacterium genomic region, the following are encoded:
- a CDS encoding Trm112 family protein, with amino-acid sequence MALSKDLLEIIACPKCVRDPGCTGELEYREAQNQLVCHHCKLIYRIEDDIPIMLIDEATPLEEGKT; translated from the coding sequence ATGGCTTTGAGCAAAGACTTATTGGAAATTATCGCTTGCCCGAAGTGCGTTCGCGACCCCGGTTGCACGGGCGAGTTGGAATACCGGGAGGCGCAGAATCAGTTGGTCTGCCACCATTGCAAGTTGATTTACCGTATCGAAGATGACATCCCGATCATGTTGATCGACGAAGCAACTCCATTGGAAGAGGGAA